Proteins encoded by one window of Ramlibacter tataouinensis:
- a CDS encoding NnrS family protein, translating into MKQPPIAIAPSQPSPPAAPAGLPLLRLGFRPFYIGAAAFAAISLPLWIGLWLGHVALPMAVPPMLWHAHEMLFGFAMAVIVGFLLTAGKAWTGLDTPRGAALGALAGLWLAARLAAVAAPYAIYAALDVALLPVVATVFGRVLLKAKNKRNLPLAGILLLLALANLCFHLAALGVVPVSPLAPLHAALGLIVLIIHVMAGRVVPAFTANATPGLKITARPGLGWAAFGTTALALALWVFAPPHAVTGIAFAAAAVLQAVRQSHWAPGVTMKRPILWVLHLSYAWLPLGLALLALAQFGWVAASLGLHALAVGLVGGLIIGMITRTARGHTGRPLQVGRAEVLAYALVMGAAVLRVLLPLAAPATYTLAVGAASVAWSAAFLIYLWIYTPWLARTRLDGKDG; encoded by the coding sequence GTGAAACAGCCCCCGATCGCGATTGCGCCGAGCCAACCGTCCCCGCCTGCCGCGCCCGCCGGCCTGCCGCTGCTGCGGCTGGGATTCCGGCCCTTCTACATCGGCGCCGCGGCCTTCGCGGCGATTTCGCTGCCGCTGTGGATCGGTCTGTGGCTCGGCCACGTCGCCTTGCCGATGGCGGTCCCGCCCATGCTGTGGCACGCCCACGAGATGCTGTTCGGCTTCGCCATGGCGGTGATCGTGGGCTTCCTGCTGACCGCGGGCAAGGCCTGGACCGGCCTCGACACGCCGCGCGGCGCCGCCCTCGGCGCGCTGGCCGGGCTGTGGCTGGCGGCGCGGCTGGCGGCCGTGGCGGCGCCCTACGCCATCTATGCCGCGCTGGACGTCGCGCTGCTGCCGGTGGTCGCGACGGTTTTCGGCCGCGTGCTGCTGAAGGCGAAGAACAAGCGCAACCTGCCGCTGGCCGGCATCCTGCTGCTGCTGGCGCTGGCCAACCTGTGCTTTCACCTGGCCGCGCTGGGCGTGGTGCCGGTTTCGCCGCTGGCGCCGCTGCATGCCGCGCTGGGCCTGATCGTGCTGATCATCCACGTGATGGCCGGCCGGGTGGTTCCGGCGTTCACCGCCAACGCGACGCCCGGCTTGAAGATCACGGCCAGGCCGGGGCTGGGCTGGGCCGCCTTCGGCACCACGGCGCTCGCGCTGGCGCTGTGGGTGTTCGCGCCCCCCCATGCCGTCACCGGCATTGCTTTCGCGGCAGCCGCCGTACTGCAGGCCGTGCGCCAGTCGCACTGGGCGCCGGGCGTCACGATGAAGCGGCCCATCCTGTGGGTGCTGCACCTGTCCTATGCCTGGCTGCCGCTCGGTCTGGCGCTGCTGGCGCTGGCCCAGTTCGGCTGGGTCGCCGCCTCGCTCGGGTTGCATGCACTGGCCGTCGGCCTGGTCGGCGGCCTGATCATCGGCATGATCACCCGCACCGCCCGCGGGCACACCGGCCGGCCGCTGCAGGTGGGCCGCGCCGAAGTGCTGGCCTATGCGCTGGTGATGGGCGCCGCGGTGCTGCGCGTGCTGCTGCCGCTCGCCGCCCCGGCCACGTACACGCTGGCCGTGGGCGCTGCCTCTGTGGCGTGGAGCGCCGCGTTCCTGATCTACCTGTGGATCTACACGCCCTGGCTGGCCCGCACCCGGCTGGACGGCAAGGACGGGTGA
- the xth gene encoding exodeoxyribonuclease III, translated as MKITTWNVNSLTARLQHVLDWVAANPVDVLCLQELKLTDDKFPLEAIREAGYPHCAVFGQKTYNGVAILSRTPVRDIAKNIAGFEDEHSRVIAATVDSPVGELRLVNGYFVNGQAPGTEKFAYKMGWLGGLNAYVGEELKQHPRLVLLGDFNIAPEDRDSWDPDGLRDTIHHTREERDHFQRLLGLGLCDSFRLFEQPEKSFSWWDYRMLGYQKNRGLRIDHILVSEPLRPQVKGCSIDRVPRKWKQPSDHAPVTLEI; from the coding sequence ATGAAGATCACCACCTGGAACGTCAATTCGCTCACCGCCCGCCTGCAGCACGTGCTGGACTGGGTGGCCGCCAACCCGGTCGACGTGCTGTGCCTGCAGGAGCTCAAGCTCACCGACGACAAGTTCCCGCTGGAGGCAATCCGCGAGGCCGGCTATCCGCACTGCGCCGTGTTCGGGCAGAAGACCTACAACGGCGTGGCCATCCTCAGCCGCACGCCGGTGCGCGACATCGCGAAGAACATCGCGGGCTTCGAGGACGAGCACTCGCGCGTGATCGCCGCGACGGTGGACAGCCCCGTCGGCGAGCTGCGCCTGGTCAACGGCTACTTCGTCAACGGCCAGGCGCCGGGTACGGAGAAGTTCGCCTACAAGATGGGGTGGCTGGGCGGCCTGAACGCCTATGTCGGCGAGGAGTTGAAGCAGCACCCCCGGCTGGTGCTGCTGGGCGACTTCAACATCGCGCCGGAAGACCGCGACAGCTGGGACCCCGACGGCCTGCGCGACACCATCCACCACACCCGCGAGGAGCGCGACCACTTCCAGCGGCTGCTCGGGCTGGGCCTGTGCGACAGCTTCCGCCTGTTCGAGCAGCCCGAGAAGAGCTTCAGCTGGTGGGACTACCGCATGCTGGGCTACCAGAAGAACCGAGGCCTGCGCATCGACCACATCCTGGTCAGCGAGCCCCTGCGGCCGCAGGTGAAGGGCTGCAGCATCGACCGCGTGCCGCGCAAATGGAAGCAGCCGAGCGACCATGCGCCGGTGACGCTGGAGATTTGA
- the sufU gene encoding Fe-S cluster assembly sulfur transfer protein SufU produces the protein MSDPIDDLYQELVLEHKRAPRHFGKLPEATHEARGRNPSCGDDIHVQLQLQGDALKDIRFTGQGCAICIASTSMMTEALHGRDKQAAEDLQRRFRAVMTGEADPEEASLGKLVSLAGVRNYPSRIKCALLGWHALMHALQQPAGKTTVATLEEPAP, from the coding sequence ATGAGCGATCCCATCGACGATCTCTACCAGGAGCTGGTGCTGGAGCACAAGCGCGCCCCGCGCCATTTCGGCAAGCTGCCCGAGGCCACGCACGAGGCGCGCGGACGCAACCCGAGCTGCGGCGACGACATCCACGTGCAGTTGCAGCTGCAGGGCGATGCCCTCAAGGACATCCGCTTCACCGGCCAGGGCTGCGCGATCTGCATCGCCTCGACGTCGATGATGACCGAGGCCCTGCATGGCCGCGACAAGCAGGCGGCCGAGGACCTGCAGCGGCGCTTCCGCGCGGTGATGACCGGCGAGGCCGACCCGGAGGAAGCGTCGCTCGGCAAGCTGGTCAGCCTGGCGGGCGTGCGCAACTACCCCAGCCGCATCAAGTGCGCGCTGCTCGGCTGGCATGCCCTGATGCACGCACTGCAGCAGCCCGCCGGCAAAACGACGGTGGCCACCCTGGAGGAACCCGCGCCATGA
- the sufT gene encoding putative Fe-S cluster assembly protein SufT: MRAPRETVIFRRPVMVELVPYGTQIELDPGMMGQVTQSLGDNFTLVVDGQMVRLKGSDADAIGKEPPTAQQEEGDDGSDLETRIWRTLATCYDPEIPVDIVELGLIYACELTPMADGRSQVDIQMTLTAPGCGMGEVLANEVADKVLALKGVGEVKVDMVFDPPWDRSRMSEAAQLALGI, translated from the coding sequence ATGAGAGCCCCGCGCGAGACCGTGATCTTCCGACGGCCGGTGATGGTGGAGCTGGTCCCCTACGGCACGCAGATCGAGCTGGACCCCGGCATGATGGGCCAGGTCACCCAGTCGCTGGGCGACAACTTCACGCTGGTGGTCGATGGCCAGATGGTGCGCCTGAAGGGCAGCGATGCCGATGCGATCGGCAAGGAGCCGCCAACGGCGCAGCAGGAGGAGGGCGACGACGGCAGTGACCTCGAGACTCGCATCTGGCGCACCCTCGCCACCTGCTACGACCCCGAGATCCCGGTCGATATCGTGGAGCTGGGCCTGATCTACGCCTGCGAGCTCACGCCGATGGCGGACGGCCGCAGCCAGGTCGACATCCAGATGACGCTCACCGCACCCGGCTGCGGCATGGGCGAGGTGCTGGCCAACGAAGTGGCCGACAAGGTGCTGGCGCTCAAGGGCGTGGGCGAGGTCAAGGTGGACATGGTGTTCGACCCGCCCTGGGATCGCTCCCGGATGTCCGAGGCCGCCCAGCTCGCGCTCGGCATCTGA
- a CDS encoding thymidylate synthase: MTTRPVRSQYEDFMRHVYTHGTAKTDRTGTGTRSVFGYQMRFDLNEGFPLVTTKKVHLKSIIHELLWFLQGSSDNNWLRERGVTIWDEWAREDGDLGPVYGVQWRSWPTPDGGHIDQIAEAITTIKANPDSRRIIVSAWNVADIPKMALAPCHAFFQFYVADGRLSCQLYQRSADIFLGVPFNIASYALLTHMVAQQCDLEVGDFIWTGGDCHIYSNHHEQVELQLAREPYPYPVLAIKRKPASIFEYAYEDFEVLDYRCHGPIKAPVAV; this comes from the coding sequence ATGACGACGCGCCCCGTCCGCTCCCAGTACGAAGACTTCATGCGCCATGTGTACACGCATGGCACGGCCAAGACCGACCGCACCGGCACCGGCACGCGCAGCGTGTTCGGCTACCAGATGCGGTTCGACCTGAACGAGGGATTTCCGCTGGTGACCACCAAGAAGGTGCACCTGAAGTCCATCATCCACGAACTGCTCTGGTTCCTGCAGGGATCGAGCGACAACAACTGGCTGCGCGAACGCGGCGTGACGATCTGGGACGAGTGGGCGCGCGAGGACGGCGACCTCGGGCCGGTCTATGGCGTGCAGTGGCGCAGCTGGCCCACGCCCGATGGCGGCCATATCGACCAGATTGCCGAAGCCATCACGACCATCAAGGCCAACCCCGACTCGCGCCGCATCATCGTCAGCGCCTGGAACGTGGCCGACATCCCGAAGATGGCGCTGGCGCCGTGCCATGCCTTCTTCCAGTTCTACGTGGCCGATGGACGCCTGTCCTGCCAGCTCTACCAGCGCAGCGCCGACATCTTCCTGGGCGTGCCCTTCAACATCGCCAGCTACGCGCTGCTGACGCACATGGTCGCGCAGCAGTGCGACCTGGAGGTGGGCGACTTCATCTGGACCGGCGGCGACTGCCACATCTACAGCAACCACCACGAGCAGGTGGAGCTGCAGCTCGCGCGCGAGCCCTATCCCTACCCGGTGCTCGCCATCAAGCGCAAGCCGGCCTCGATCTTCGAGTACGCCTACGAGGACTTCGAGGTGCTCGACTACCGCTGCCACGGCCCGATCAAGGCACCGGTGGCGGTATGA
- a CDS encoding aminotransferase class V-fold PLP-dependent enzyme translates to MGDRLLDGTHAGQFPGLAQRINDAPLAYLDNAATTHMPQAVIDALQAFEAGSRANIHRGVHTLSQRSTEAFDQARATLKRFVGAGDAHELVFTSGTTEALNLVAHGLSDAGLGAAVLQPGDEIVVSALEHHANLVPWQVAARRSGARLHVLRPDAQGCLHPDDLARLLGPRTRVFAVTACANATGERPPYEALLALAAEAGALTVLDAAQAVAHEVPRLADLDCDFMAFSGHKMYGPMGIGALVGRRAALERLAPLRLGGDMVEWVTEQTASFAELPARLEGGTPNVGGAVGMAAAADWIDAIGREAIDAHVRALRSHAVTRLSALDRLRVLSPGAERSAIVSFVAEDAHPHDLGTLLDRRGIAVRTGHHCAQPLLECLGTGPTTRASFAIYNTHEEVDRLADAVAHALEVLR, encoded by the coding sequence ATGGGTGACAGGCTGCTGGATGGCACGCACGCCGGGCAATTCCCCGGCCTGGCCCAGCGCATCAACGATGCGCCGCTGGCCTACCTGGACAACGCCGCGACCACCCACATGCCGCAGGCGGTGATCGATGCGCTGCAGGCCTTCGAGGCCGGCAGCCGGGCCAACATCCACCGCGGCGTCCACACGCTCAGCCAGCGCTCGACCGAGGCCTTCGACCAGGCGCGTGCCACGCTCAAGCGCTTCGTCGGCGCGGGCGACGCGCACGAACTCGTGTTCACCTCCGGCACCACCGAGGCCCTGAACCTGGTCGCGCACGGCCTGTCGGACGCCGGCCTGGGCGCTGCCGTGCTGCAACCCGGCGACGAGATCGTGGTCAGCGCGTTGGAGCACCACGCCAACCTGGTGCCCTGGCAAGTCGCGGCGCGCCGCAGCGGCGCCAGGCTGCACGTCCTGCGGCCCGATGCGCAGGGCTGCCTGCACCCCGATGACCTCGCGCGCCTGCTGGGCCCCCGCACGCGGGTGTTCGCCGTCACTGCCTGCGCCAATGCCACCGGCGAGCGGCCGCCCTACGAGGCGCTGCTGGCGCTGGCCGCCGAGGCCGGCGCGCTGACCGTGCTGGATGCCGCCCAGGCGGTGGCGCACGAGGTGCCGCGTTTGGCGGACCTCGATTGCGATTTCATGGCCTTCTCCGGCCACAAGATGTACGGCCCGATGGGCATCGGCGCGCTGGTCGGCCGCCGCGCCGCGCTGGAGCGGCTGGCGCCGCTGCGGCTGGGGGGTGACATGGTCGAGTGGGTCACCGAGCAGACCGCCAGCTTCGCCGAACTGCCGGCGCGGCTGGAGGGCGGCACGCCCAACGTCGGCGGCGCCGTCGGCATGGCCGCCGCCGCCGACTGGATCGATGCGATCGGGCGCGAGGCGATCGATGCCCATGTGCGCGCGCTGCGCAGCCACGCGGTGACCCGGCTGTCGGCGTTGGACCGCCTGCGTGTGCTGTCGCCCGGGGCCGAGCGCTCGGCCATCGTGTCGTTCGTGGCCGAGGACGCGCACCCGCACGACCTGGGCACGCTGCTGGACCGGCGCGGCATCGCCGTGCGCACCGGCCACCACTGCGCCCAGCCGCTGCTCGAGTGCCTGGGCACCGGCCCGACCACCCGCGCGTCCTTTGCCATCTACAACACGCACGAGGAAGTGGACCGCCTGGCCGATGCCGTCGCCCACGCCCTGGAGGTGCTGCGATGA
- the serA gene encoding phosphoglycerate dehydrogenase, translating into MTLNILLLEEVHASANPVLEMLPGAEIRRFKHAPDAAELKDLLSDVDLLGLRSRTQLDARALEAAPRLRAVGAYCTGTNNIDLKTAAERGVAVFNGPFSNTRSVAELVIGHAIHLLRRIPERQAAARRGQWLKDAKRSNEIRGKTLGIVGYGKIGTQTGLLAEAIGMRVIFHDVEAKLPLGNAQPAATLDALLQEADVVTLHVPQTPQTKHLIDGPRLARMKEDAVLINLARGQAVDIDALHAALSQGRLRGAAIDVFPVEPASAAHTFESPLRELDNVILTPHVGGSTVEAQRNLGVEVSEKLRDYLMLGAVRGSVNLPELGAGPVRGAARLVHLHRDQPGVMSQINGVLAGAGLNVTQLHLETDRGLGIAVIDLSQQPDSGTMGAVRQIGATLASFLAFSRGT; encoded by the coding sequence ATGACCCTGAACATCCTGCTGCTCGAAGAAGTCCACGCCAGCGCCAACCCGGTGCTGGAGATGCTGCCCGGCGCGGAGATCCGCCGGTTCAAGCACGCGCCCGACGCAGCGGAACTCAAGGACTTGCTGTCCGACGTCGACCTGCTGGGCCTGCGCTCGCGCACCCAGCTCGATGCCCGGGCCCTGGAGGCTGCGCCGCGGCTGCGCGCGGTCGGCGCCTACTGCACCGGCACCAACAACATCGACCTGAAGACGGCGGCCGAGCGCGGGGTGGCGGTCTTCAACGGCCCGTTCTCCAACACCCGCTCGGTCGCCGAGCTGGTGATCGGCCACGCCATCCACCTGCTGCGCCGCATTCCCGAGCGGCAGGCCGCCGCGCGCCGCGGGCAGTGGCTCAAGGACGCCAAGCGCTCCAACGAGATCCGCGGCAAGACGCTGGGCATCGTGGGCTACGGCAAGATCGGCACGCAGACCGGCCTGCTGGCCGAGGCCATCGGCATGCGCGTGATCTTCCACGACGTCGAGGCCAAGCTGCCGCTGGGCAATGCCCAGCCGGCCGCCACCCTGGATGCGCTGCTGCAGGAAGCCGACGTGGTGACGCTGCACGTGCCGCAGACGCCGCAGACCAAGCACCTGATCGATGGGCCGCGCCTGGCGCGGATGAAGGAAGACGCGGTGCTGATCAACCTGGCGCGCGGCCAGGCGGTGGACATCGATGCGCTGCATGCCGCGCTGTCGCAAGGCCGCCTGCGCGGCGCCGCCATCGACGTGTTCCCGGTCGAGCCGGCGTCGGCCGCGCACACCTTCGAATCGCCGCTGCGCGAGCTGGACAACGTGATCCTGACGCCGCACGTGGGCGGCTCCACGGTGGAAGCGCAGCGCAACCTGGGCGTGGAAGTGTCGGAGAAGCTGCGCGACTACCTGATGCTGGGCGCGGTGCGCGGCAGCGTCAACCTGCCCGAGCTGGGCGCCGGCCCGGTGCGCGGCGCGGCGCGCCTGGTGCACCTGCACCGCGACCAGCCGGGCGTGATGTCGCAGATCAACGGCGTGCTGGCCGGCGCCGGCCTGAACGTCACGCAGCTGCACCTGGAAACCGACCGCGGGCTGGGCATCGCCGTCATCGACCTGAGCCAGCAGCCGGACAGCGGCACGATGGGCGCGGTGCGCCAGATCGGCGCCACGCTGGCGAGCTTCCTCGCGTTCTCGCGCGGGACTTGA
- a CDS encoding RrF2 family transcriptional regulator, which produces MRLAEYTDYTLRVLMYCASNPGRLVTIAEMAERHGVSRNHLMKIVSDLGRQGLLATTRGRGGGVQLLKKPQDIGIGDVVRSAETDFRLVECFDDATNTCAISPTCRMKRLLDGALAAYFRELDGATLADLVLPPMAAGKAGAGVVISVRAKAPPTRDEAVPAAARPRPRASRAAPAPRARTARA; this is translated from the coding sequence GTGCGCCTGGCCGAATACACCGACTACACGCTGCGCGTGCTGATGTACTGCGCGTCCAACCCGGGCCGGCTCGTCACCATCGCCGAGATGGCCGAGCGGCACGGCGTCTCGCGCAACCACCTGATGAAGATCGTCAGCGACCTGGGCCGCCAGGGCCTGCTGGCCACCACCCGCGGGCGCGGCGGCGGCGTGCAGTTGCTCAAGAAGCCGCAGGACATCGGCATCGGCGACGTGGTGCGTTCGGCCGAAACCGACTTCCGGCTGGTCGAGTGCTTCGACGACGCCACCAACACCTGCGCGATCTCGCCCACCTGCCGCATGAAGCGCCTACTCGATGGCGCGCTGGCGGCGTACTTCCGCGAACTGGACGGCGCCACCCTGGCCGACCTGGTCTTGCCGCCGATGGCGGCCGGCAAGGCCGGCGCCGGGGTGGTGATCAGCGTGCGGGCGAAGGCGCCGCCGACGCGTGATGAAGCGGTGCCGGCTGCGGCCCGCCCGCGCCCGCGTGCCTCACGCGCGGCTCCTGCGCCGCGCGCACGCACGGCGCGCGCCTGA
- a CDS encoding phospholipase D-like domain-containing protein — MQPLRPVLAIVLALAALLAGCVPLPPLADRPPSPPVPDTAATVLGRGIGAAAAAHPGRSGVLALARGHDAFAARIELAAAAERTLDVQYYIWQADLSGTLLMDALRQAADRGVQVRLLLDDNNTVGLDPMLAALAAHPRIEVRLFNPFAMRSWRWLGYLVDFSRLNRRMHNKSFTADRHATVVGGRNVGDSYFDARGGDVLYVDLDVLAVGPVAGQVASDFDRYWIAQRPCVGSRRGAPTWKRSPARTSCRTCWRAGCRWNGCRCACSATTQPRRWAGRPGTTSCGCSSRLRWSRPASRWAWSRPTSCRPNGARLSSPAWPGGGCGCRC, encoded by the coding sequence ATGCAGCCACTCCGGCCCGTGCTCGCGATCGTGCTGGCGCTGGCCGCCCTGCTGGCGGGTTGCGTGCCGTTGCCGCCGCTGGCCGACCGGCCGCCATCGCCGCCGGTGCCGGACACCGCCGCCACGGTGCTCGGCCGCGGCATCGGCGCGGCCGCCGCCGCGCACCCCGGCCGTTCCGGCGTGCTGGCGCTGGCGCGCGGCCACGACGCCTTCGCCGCGCGCATCGAGCTGGCCGCAGCCGCCGAGCGCACGCTGGACGTGCAGTACTACATCTGGCAGGCCGACCTGTCCGGCACGCTGCTGATGGACGCCCTGCGGCAGGCCGCCGACCGCGGCGTGCAGGTGCGCCTGCTGCTGGACGACAACAACACCGTCGGCCTCGATCCCATGCTGGCCGCGCTGGCGGCCCACCCGCGCATCGAGGTGCGGCTGTTCAACCCGTTCGCCATGCGCAGCTGGCGCTGGCTGGGCTACCTGGTCGACTTTTCGCGGCTGAACCGGCGCATGCACAACAAGTCGTTCACGGCCGACCGGCACGCCACCGTGGTCGGCGGCCGCAACGTCGGCGACTCGTACTTCGACGCGCGCGGCGGAGACGTGCTCTATGTCGACCTGGACGTGCTGGCCGTCGGGCCGGTGGCCGGCCAGGTCGCATCCGACTTCGACCGCTACTGGATCGCGCAGCGGCCGTGCGTCGGCAGCCGCAGGGGCGCACCTACATGGAAGCGGTCGCCCGCTCGCACTTCATGCAGGACCTGCTGGCGCGCAGGCTGTCGCTGGAATGGGTGCCGGTGCGCATGCTCAGCGACGACCCAGCCAAGGCGCTGGGCCGGGCGGCCGGGGACGACCTCCTGTGGGTGCAGCTCGCGACTGCGCTGGAGCAGGCCCGCGAGCAGGTGGGCCTGGTCTCGCCCTACTTCGTGCCGACCGAACGGGGCACGGCTTTCCTCACCGGCCTGGCCGGGCGGGGGGTGCGGGTGCAGGTGCTGA
- a CDS encoding DUF2249 domain-containing protein, with product MSQPHLHLSPDALYPFDARGIAKRFRHAAIFGALDALQPGETMRFCNDHDPLPLLAQLQARYGERVAIEYRRREPGEIVIDFMVN from the coding sequence ATGTCGCAACCCCACCTGCACCTCTCGCCCGACGCCCTGTATCCGTTCGACGCCCGCGGCATCGCCAAGCGTTTCCGTCACGCGGCCATCTTCGGCGCACTGGACGCGCTGCAGCCGGGCGAGACCATGCGCTTCTGCAACGATCACGACCCGCTGCCGCTGCTGGCGCAACTGCAGGCGCGCTACGGCGAGCGCGTCGCCATCGAGTACCGGCGGCGCGAGCCCGGCGAAATCGTCATCGACTTCATGGTCAACTGA
- a CDS encoding phospholipase D-like domain-containing protein, giving the protein MPTERGTAFLTGLAGRGVRVQVLTNGLASTDVPVVHAGYVRRRPALLAGGVQLFEFKRSSSLPPTHDQASASGSSDASLHAKTFSIDGRQVFVGSFNFDPRSARLNTELGFLIDSPALAQGMAQSLQAELAQRVYQVRLAADGSLRWVESSGDGERAHEQEPGTGIGLRSLVRVLSWLPIEWLL; this is encoded by the coding sequence GTGCCGACCGAACGGGGCACGGCTTTCCTCACCGGCCTGGCCGGGCGGGGGGTGCGGGTGCAGGTGCTGACCAACGGCCTGGCCTCGACCGACGTACCCGTCGTCCATGCGGGCTACGTGCGCCGCCGCCCGGCACTGCTGGCGGGCGGCGTCCAGCTGTTCGAGTTCAAGCGCTCGAGCTCACTGCCGCCGACGCACGACCAGGCTTCCGCCTCGGGCAGCTCCGACGCCAGCCTGCATGCCAAGACGTTCTCGATCGACGGCCGGCAGGTCTTCGTCGGATCGTTCAATTTCGACCCGCGATCGGCCCGCCTGAACACCGAACTGGGGTTCCTGATCGACAGCCCTGCGCTGGCGCAGGGCATGGCGCAGTCGCTGCAGGCCGAGCTGGCGCAGCGCGTCTACCAGGTGCGGCTCGCAGCCGACGGCTCGCTGCGCTGGGTCGAGAGCAGCGGCGACGGCGAACGCGCGCACGAGCAGGAGCCCGGAACCGGCATCGGGTTGCGGTCGCTGGTGCGGGTGCTGTCCTGGTTGCCGATCGAGTGGCTGCTGTAG
- a CDS encoding dihydrofolate reductase, with the protein MKLGLVYARARNGVIGKDGVLPWHLPEDLAHFRKVTMGSPVIMGRRTWDSLPDRFRPLPGRVNVVVTRQPGWSAAGAERAGSLAEAVARCEPAVHAWVIGGAEMLREAMPLAQLAEVTEIDADFEGDVHAPPLEGDWIPLARAEQVSAAGLRFAFVTYGRGVVSE; encoded by the coding sequence ATGAAGCTGGGGCTGGTCTACGCCCGCGCCCGCAACGGCGTCATCGGCAAGGATGGCGTCCTGCCCTGGCACCTGCCGGAGGACCTGGCGCACTTCCGCAAGGTCACCATGGGCTCGCCGGTGATCATGGGACGCAGGACCTGGGACTCGCTGCCCGATCGCTTCAGGCCGCTGCCCGGCCGGGTGAACGTCGTCGTCACCCGGCAGCCGGGCTGGTCGGCCGCCGGCGCCGAGCGCGCCGGCTCGCTGGCCGAGGCGGTGGCGCGGTGCGAGCCGGCGGTGCACGCCTGGGTCATCGGCGGCGCCGAGATGCTGCGCGAGGCCATGCCGCTGGCCCAGCTGGCGGAGGTGACCGAGATCGATGCCGACTTCGAAGGCGACGTGCACGCGCCGCCGCTGGAGGGCGACTGGATCCCGCTGGCCCGCGCCGAACAGGTGTCGGCCGCCGGCCTGCGCTTCGCGTTCGTGACGTATGGACGCGGGGTGGTGTCCGAGTAG